The Danio rerio strain Tuebingen ecotype United States chromosome 1, GRCz12tu, whole genome shotgun sequence genome includes a region encoding these proteins:
- the ggact.2 gene encoding gamma-glutamylaminecyclotransferase B, with translation MPLVFVYGTLKKGQPNYFRLIDSSNGQAEFITCARTVEPYPLVITGECNIPFLLNVPGSGQRVYGEIYSVDQKMLEFLDWFEECPDWYQRTLIQLEILKGNGETEVEEAFVYTKTKYEPDWLNKPTYDSYDSNGDHGLKYAYEEDMTRSTLDQKSADFSQNSEQEIKKNNSLQILTSTGDDHDVNFRGPLQ, from the coding sequence ATGCCTCTTGTGTTTGTGTACGGGACACTAAAGAAAGGCCAGCCGaattattttagattgattgaCTCTAGCAATGGGCAAGCTGAGTTCATCACTTGTGCCCGAACCGTAGAGCCATACCCACTGGTGATCACTGGCGAATGCAACATCCCCTTCCTGCTGAATGTGCCTGGCTCTGGACAGCGGGTCTACGGTGAGATCTACAGCGTTGACCAGAAGATGCTGGAGTTTCTGGACTGGTTTGAGGAATGTCCAGACTGGTACCAGCGCACCCTCATCCAGCTGGAGATCCTGAAGGGGAATGGTGAAACTGAAGTTGAGGAGGCTTTTGTTTACACCAAAACTAAATATGAACCCGACTGGCTCAACAAGCCCACATATGACAGTTATGATAGCAACGGTGATCATGGACTGAAATATGCATATGAAGAAGACATGACAAGGTCTACATTAGatcagaaatctgcagatttttcacaaaattctgagcaagaaattaaaaaaaacaacagtctGCAGATTCTGACGAGTACTGGAGATGATCATGATGTAAACTTCAGAGGCCCACTTCAATAA
- the ggact.1 gene encoding gamma-glutamylaminecyclotransferase A (The RefSeq protein has 1 substitution compared to this genomic sequence), giving the protein MIAIHILLLVFSNIVLPALCINVFVYGTLKKGQSNYHELTNTTHGQAEFITCARTKDPYPMVIATKDKFPFLLNVPGSGQQVYGEIYNVDQNMLDFLDEFEECPDLYQRTSIQLKILKGNGDSEEAFVYSTSTFDPDWLNKPTFSVYDATGDPGNNCVSRE; this is encoded by the exons ATGATTGCAATCCATATATTGCTGCTG GTTTTCTCAAATATTGTGCTCCCTGCATTGTGCATTAACGTGTTTGTGTACGGCACACTAAAGAAAGGCCAGTCAAACTATCATGAACTGACAAACACTACACACGGTCAAGCTGAGTTCATCACCTGTGCCCGGACCAAAGATCCATACCCTATGGTGATCGCCACCAAAGACAAATTCCCCTTCCTGCTGAATGTGCCTGGCTCTGGACAGCAGGTCTACGGTGAGATCTACAACGTTGACCAGAATATGCTGGATTTCCTGGATGAGTTTGAGGAATGTCCAGATCTCTACCAGCGCACCTCCATCCAGCTGAAGATCCTGAAGGGGAATGGAGATTCTGAGGAGGCTTTTGTCTACAGCACCTCTACATTTGATCCTGACTGGCTCAACAAACCCACATTCAGTGTTTATGATGCCACCGGTGATCCTGGAAACAATTGTGTGCCTCGAGAATAA